The Phragmites australis chromosome 1, lpPhrAust1.1, whole genome shotgun sequence genomic interval GGCTTTTACACAATCTGCGTTCCGGAGAATTGTGCGAAAAACAGATTCTGCTTCTCTGTATTATATAATTCATTCTTAAAATCCACTTATTGATAATTTACTGTAGAATCCTATCATTTAGCATAGCTTCTATAAAATCctctataattcataaataGAAGCTCGACTACGTCTTGGCCGCCGTAGCAGCGTCTGCCCAAAGTCACGGAAATTGCTAAATGAAGCATAGCCCATGTGTTTAGCATTTATATCGATGTGTGAAGcacttacattttttttttaggcAATGAAGCACTTACATTAGGATTGTAGACAAACACAACTATTTCGATACTATCCTGTTATCTCTGTAGATTTTCATTAGCATTGAATTTTGCTTTTTGAGTACCTACACTGTACTGGCAGCATTATATGAACTTATGAAGTGTAGTAGccatgttttttttatgttttatgcCAAAGGTAAAGAAATGTCTTCCCTTGCTCTTGGTGATATGTAAATTTGTAGATCTTTTCCTTCTTCAGAGTTTTAGCACATGATTCAGCTGCAGAGTTGAACGCACGCGGAGTAGCGCGTCTCTCTTCCTAGTCAGATCAGATCTAGCAACATTTTCCTCTGAAAAGAAGTGAGACTCTGCAAACAGACCTGAAGAAGCAACTGAGGCAGGGCAGTATCAAATGAAGTGTTAACAGATCAGACAGTTGTTTTTCCTTGCTTAGAGAGATGAGCAGTGAGCAATTGCTGCATAAGCAAACCATGTCCACTCGACATTCTGTTACAATAtcgcaacatggaatcttaagACAAAAGAATGGTACAGCACCCGTCAAAACACAGGATCGATCATCCGTGCTCCTACCGTGCAAAAACAAACAACTAATAAATACCAGCTTTGAGCATCCAATGAATCATTCCGAATGGATTCACGGGGCTGCATATGAGCTCTCTGCCCTGTTCTGAGCTGCTTCCATGGCCGGAGTGGACGCCTCCGTCGAAGGCCGCGTCCCGGTGTCGCTCCTCCGCACATCTTCGATCGTCCTCACCAGGTCCGGCATCTTGGGCCGCAGTTCAGGGGTCCTCGAGACGCATGCCATGGCGATCTGGAGCATctccaccatctcctcctcgaTGTTGGGGTACCTCAGCAGCTCTGAGTCAAACACTTCGGCAGTCCACTCCTCCCGGACGACAGACTGCACCCATCTGACCAGGTGGACAACCTCATTGCCCCCGCCGGTTATCTGGACAGGTGACTTCCCGGTGAGGAGCTCGAGGATGAAGACGCCGAAGCTGTAGACGTCTGAACACTGTGATGCTTTCCTTGTGTCGGTGACCTCTGGCGCGCAGTACCCTAGAGAACGGGACCTTGCGGTGATCGGGTTCATCAGTGATGCCAAACCAAGGTCTGAGATGCAGCCGCATTGATGGCTGTTTATGAAGACATTTGAGGCCTTGATGTTGCCGTGAACAAATTTCCCATTGTTCTCGGTGTGAATGTGTGCGATCCCTCGTGCTGCTCCCAGGGCTATCCTTAACCTGGTTTCCCAATCCAAAGGTGTtctgtcctctcctctcttccctgAAAGAGAAAGATAGCGACAAAATTATGAGATGTATGTGAAGCGTTTTAACATCAGATAAGAACCGTCAGCTCACAGTAGAATTTATATTTGTTTCTGGATAACATATTGCTCCTTAAATTATTGATAAGAATCAACTGTGTAAGTTTCTACTATTAGTTGTAGTGCTCCATCATGATTCAGATGCATAACCAATTTGATTGCAAATTGTTGAAGCATAGCATATCTAACAGTGGTCCTCCTCTGGTCCAGAATCCAGATCTTGACACTAAAATGGAGGAATGGGTCATGATAGTAGGAATGGGTCATGATAGTGAACACCAACGCTAGCTAATTGAAGTGTTTTACTAAATGAACTTGAAAATATTACCTTTCTAGCAGGTGACAACACTCAACTATTGCCAACTGTTTAATGTATCTATCATCCAATTTTTTTTCCCCTATTTGTCACTTTCCTATACCTGCCGCCACTTATagtcctccttttcttttaagCTAATATCCTCGACGTCACATGATTACGAAAAAACTAATAATGCATTTTGCTATTCGAATTCCATGACTTTCAGTGATTAAGTACGCTTCGTCAACAAGATGCGTGATTCACATAGCCTCATGGGATGAGATAGGAAATAGATTGTCCTGCTGCTAAGATGGCACTGATGTGACCACTAACCAGAGTTGACCACACACCAAGCAAGCCATGTGAACTTGAATTGAAATGGCTTAAAGTTCGAAGACAGATGCAAGATTGCAAGTCATGACAGCTAAGCACTATGTGGACACTTAAAGAACACAAAACAGCCAGATCTAAATGATCACAGGAAACTTAATATAGGATAGCAAGTTAATAAACCAGAATTAAGGAAGAAATCAGCACCACATGctatttttagtgaagtaagAATGGAACACTTAAGTTCATCTTTGTCTCAGAACAGTAAAAAAAGAGTCAAAGTGGCATGTTCAGCAAGATGGAAAAGGAATATCATTCAGCTCAACAACAAAGCCTAGGCCACATGATGAtgtcaaaagaagaaaagggagTAGATATTGACTGATATGATCAAAATAGAGAGAGAGCAGACATGAGTTATTCTCAAATATACCAGTCAAAAGGCCTCAAGTGCTCAGGTCAGAAAATTGAAATGATGGTAAATGCGAACCTAGAGGATAACCAGAGTAAGAACAAGGACCTATTCCACTTGAGTAgcctttcgaccctgcattacCTTTACCTTTAGTATTAACCCCCATCCTAATTGCCCACCCTACCATGCAATCTGATAAAGTCAACAAAGCTTTGTGGCACTAAACAAACAGTTAACTATCGAACCCTTAACCCCTTCCCAAAAAACAAGCAACCTCGCATCTCCAGATCACCATAATATCACTCGCATTACAAATTTTCTTCCTTCTAAACTGCAACATCTCCTAACACATTTCTTAAATACCACCTCTCTCTCACCATCATCATTGCTACAGTTGTAACAAACAAACAATGGTAGTTATCAAGCAACTTGCAAATTGCAGTATCCAGATTTAGCACTGAAACGATGAAAACGACAcccagaaggaggaggagaggttgGAAGCAAGAACGATACCATGAAGCATGTTGGAAACACATCCCCTGCTGTAGTAATCATACACAAGCAGCTTCTCGTCCTTGGAGTAGTAGTACGCACGGAGCTCCACCACGTTGTCATGGCGAATCCGGCCGACCAGCTCCATCTGCTGCTCGAACTCGCGCCGCCCGGCGCTCACCTCCTTGAGCCTCTTCACCACCACCGTCGTCGCGTCCTCCAGCACCGCCCGGTACGCCGTCCCGAACGCACCCTTCCCAAGAACCTCGGCAGAGGCGCGGAGCAGGTCCTCCAAATCAAACGCCAACGACGGACCCTCGAAGAACACCATCCGGTTGCCGTCCCCAGCCTTGCCTATCACCGCCTTGGACTCCGGCGACtccctccccttcttctccCCGCCCTTCCCAGACGCCCCACTTCTCATCTCATCGCCGCTCTCTCTGTTGCAAAACGCAATCAGAAGCACCGCGACGACAGCGAACACCAGGACACACCCGCCGACGGCAATGGCGAGAATGGCCGCCTCGCTGAGCTGCAGCCGCCTCTTCGCGGGCGCGCCGGCCGCAGGCGGCGACAGCGAGGGCGGCAGGAGCACCGGCGACACCGGCGCAGGCCGCGTCATGTTGTTCCCAGCGAACGCGGTATCCGCGAACCTCAGCAAGGAGTTGGGCACGGGGCCGTCGAAAtggttgttggagaggttcaagAACTGGAGCGCCGGGAGGCCGAGGTCAGGGACATGACCGGAGAGCGAGTTGTTGGACAAGTTGAGCGCGACGAGTTGGGTGAGGTTGGACAGCGCGCCGGGGAGGCTCCCGTCGAAGCCGTTGAAGGAGAGGTCGAGCATCTGCAGGCTCCGCAGCCGCGAGAGCCCCGGCGGCAGCGCGCCGAAGAAGGCGTTGCGCTGGAGGTGGAGCCCCGTGAGCGCGACGAGGTCGAGGAGGTCGTCGGGGAAGGGGCCGGAGAGGTTGTTGGCGCGGAGGCTGAGCACCTGCAGCGCGGTGAGTCGTCCGAGCGTGCGCGGCGGCACGGGGCCCGAGAGGCCGAGGCCCGGGAGGTGCAGCGCGACGACGCGGGAGCCGTCGGCGCTGCAGGTGACCCCCGTCCAGCCGCCGCAGGCGCGCGGGGTGGAAGCCCAGTTGATGCGCGCGCGGGCGGTGCCACCGCGGCCCACCCCCGCGAGGAAGTCGAGCAGCGCGACCTTGTCTGCGTCCGGCTCGGAGGACGCGAGCGAGAGGCAGCAGAGCAGGAGGGCCGCCACGCAGAGTGGCAGCCGGGGCGGCATGGCGACAGTGGTGCTCCGCTTCTTGGATCTGAGTAGCTgctggaggagaggagggaggaggggcaAAGGAAGGAAAGAAAGGTGGCTGCTTGCTTGGCTTGGGGAAGCGTGTGTGTGCGAGTGCTGCTGCTGGAGAGGGGGAAGGGGAGGCTTCCGCCGGAGGCTCGGGTTGCAGACTTGTAGTGGGAGGGAGATGGCggtggtgtttttttttctggatttgTGGGGGAGCTAGctggatttttttaatattatattttttcagatattacagaaatagtaccaaaatgagaaaataatacCTATTCGCCCTATCGTACGGCGAAAACTCTATTATCGTCGTACGGTATGGCAAAAATTATTGATGTGGCGTCGACAACAGGACTAGGGTGCATGGCTGTAATTACGAGATAGTTTTTGCCATACGATTTGGTGAAAATTAGTTGTCGTCAAATCGTACGGTGAAACTACATAGTTTTTGCTGTACAGGAGGACGAAAAATTCAGATATAACCGTGGTCCTCTGCCCACACACCGCGCCGTCTCATTTGCTTCTGCGACGTCTTATTTGCGACCGTGCAGAGAGGAGCACACCAGCaaaaagaggagaagagagaagagaaaagaggaagaagagaggaggagaaagggaaccggaagaagggaggaggtagGAGAAGAagtaggaggaggagaaaggagaaaggagaaggagaggaggaggaggaatcgttgaggtaaaaaaatatttttattgtatttttAGATGTATATCTGTCAATCtatttgtatttagattgaaTTAGggaatagaaaaataatttggcatttgtaaatatttatttagatagaaatctttgtattaattattttagtattaggttaaaaaaataaaacttatgTACGTGCAAAAATTAGATATCGGTACTCTAGTTAAGATGATGTATGTAAGATTATATTGTAGGATTGTATTATTATGTGTTACACGAAAGTACGGTATTGATTGAATTATTTATAACTTAGAACTAGTGGTTTGCTacagaaaacaataaaacaaattGAGATAAAAAGCAATGCAGCACCGaagtatttatgttaaaattataaaatttaatgaatattatatttttgaaaattcacAAGATTCCTAATatcaaatggtattaattattaagttgttgcagattaattatattaaatttgttgGTGGtagtaatatgtttatttaataataaTATCCTCGATGTAGATTTAGGACAGTAAGATGGATTAGATTTTAGGCAACGAAGACTATAATACTTTTCATTGTAGGACAAGAACGTTGGGTCGGCATGGCTATTGCGTTAATCAATTTTAAGGTAGTCGTAATATATGAAtgtaattgatttttatttctaattgatatattttttaggtgGCAGTTATGTCAAACTCTATAAATCTTAGAGTATTCTATGGAAATAGTCAAATTCGTAATGGTCCAGCATGTGTTgatttgagtaattttttatttaccatCCTTGAGCACCCAAACCCTGAGGGTACAAGGTTGAAGGAGATGAAAATGTGGTTCACCCAATACTTTCAACTTGACCCTCAGATTTATTCTGTTACGGTGCAATGTGTGTAGACTCGTACGTTAAATACAGTTTGTTGGGAGTTAAAGCCGATGCATCGAACGGACAAGTGATTgaaatggttggagtggtgCATATGGCGTCAGGCTGAGTTCAATATCCTGGTGCAACCATGTCTAAGAGAAGCGGATGATAGTAGAAGTGCAGCAACTCCAGTGGAATAAGAGGATACACGTGGGCATGTAGTGTCGACGAAAAAAGTTGAACAAATGCAAACGACTGAGGTAGAGGTTGTTGTGTATAGGCGGGCGGCAGAGGTTGAGGAGGGTCAGACTGATATAggggaggaaattgaagaaatcattgtGGAGCTTGAAAACGTGAACTGTAACGCAATTCATGAGGAAGAAGTTTTATTGGAATCTGTAAATATatatgaagatgatggtgatgatgaggatgataaaAACGATGACTGCTCTAATACTATCATCCAAGATGAATAGAACTTATCTAACAAAGCGAGGATGCAAGTTATAGAGAACCAAGACTCTCCTTGGGAATATGGTTCACCTAAATCAGGTATTCCCTAATAGGTCTGAAATGAAGGATGTAGTGGCACGGTAGGCGGTGACATAACATAGAGAGGTATTTGTTGTTGTCTCAAGCCCAGAAAAGTACAGTGTCAAGTGCAGAACACCTGGATGcagcttttatgttcatgcatacaagcCAAAGCATTCGACCCACTGGGAAGCCTCAAGAGTGGTTTAACACAATTGTATGCAGGAAAATATTGGTCAAAAGCACCACAACCTCACTGTTGCACTAGTTGAAAATGAATTGTTTATTGAGATTATTCAGAAGCAGGACATGGAATGCTCGTTCATCTAACGATTAATATTACGACAGTTCAAATATGAGATCACTTATCAAAAGGCTTGGCATGCAAAGCAGAAAGCCTTGGAAAACGATGGGGTACATATGGGGATTCTTATTGCAACCTACCTCGCGTGCTTGAAATTCTGAAGATCAGGAACCCTGGCACATATACTGCTTTCAAAGAGACTGAACTTGATGAAAACTAGCCTAGGATTTTCCAGcgtgcttttttttctttaggtcAGTGTATTCAGTCCTTCCAATATTGTCGTCCTTTGCTTTGCGTGGATGGTACAAtcttgactgggaagtacaaaggccAGATTCTCACTGTAATTGGTGTTGATGCAAATAACCAGATATTTCATTTGGCATTTGTGTTTGTGGAGGGTGAGAGCAAGTTGAGCTGGCTCTGATTTTTTAGGCATCTTAAGATTGGGGTTGTCTGTGATCAACCTAATGTTTGCATAAAACATGATTGGCATACTGGGATCTTATCTACTATAAAGAAACTGCAAGAATATTCAAGTGAGTCGTTCCCTTGGCATGACCTGCAGaataggtggtgcatgcgtcatATGGAAGCAAATTTTCACAAGCAATTCAAGAGCAAAGCACTGATGGACATGTCCAAGAGGTTATGCAGTCAGAACCAAAGTTgcaagtttgatgctttgtggaAGGAGTTGGATAAGGAAACAACGACGCACATGCAGGAGAGAAATAAGGAGCCGGCTACTAGTGATGACACTGTACCAAAGGCGTTGTTGCCTCTTGGAGAAGGCATTGATCCCCTTAATATGAGAAGAAGGTCGACAAGACACATCAAATGTTTCTCACACTGAATTGAGGCAGAGCCAAAAGAGAAGTGGTCCTTACTCTATGACACCGGAGGTGCTAGGTTCATGTACTGGGCCACGTCTTTATCGAATATGTATAGTATGGGCTAGTATATTTGAAACTTGATACCTATTTGTTTTGATGTTATTTGGTAGGTATAGCGTCATGACTACGAAtatagcagaggtttacaattgggtcatCAGAGGGCTGCGTGCACTCCCTATTATTGTAATCATTGAGGGAATGTTGTATGGTATTATTGGTTACTACCAGAAGAGGCATACAGCTGCTGTGAGTCACTGTACAATAATGCGTACACCATATGCCCAACGATGGAGTACCTCcaaaagaagaacacgaaggcAATACAAATATGGTTCGTAGCATGAGCGTCAATGAGCACCGCTTCGAGATAACCTTGAGATCAAAAGGAGGAGTGGGGAGCGATACCAGAATTGTCACTCATGAGGTGAACGTAGGGCAAGTTTTCAAGGGATGGTGCGAATGCTCCTACAATAAACTAAAGCTTTTACATGTCCCATATTCTCATTTGCTGGCTGCATTATCACAAGTGGGTGTGGGAAGCTCAGTATATGTCTCACCATTTTACGTAAAGGAAAATGTGGTGCTAACTTGGACTGGAGAGTTCCGTGGATTCAGTGCGCATGGTGACTTCACAGTTTACGATAGACATATGCCAATATATCTGCCCCCTATGATGTTGCTTAGACATCCCCATGAAAAAAGTGGTCGACCGCAGACTAGGCATATTCATAACAATATGAATGAAGCTGAAGTTGGTGGCCCTATCAGGAGGTGCAGTGAGTGTGATGAGTATGGTCACAAGGCAAAAGAATGCCCACACACGCCGATGCTGGAGCAGGACCATCCATCGGTAGTAGATGTGGGAGAGTTGCACGTGGAGGACAAGCAGTGCACGGGACTGGGGCAGACCTTGCCAAATATGGTATTTAGGAACAATgtgtttctttatttatttgggTAACTGTTATGTTCTTGGCGTCAAAACTAAGTGGTGTtatttgtgtaatttttatgttcttgatgtaaaaactaagtgttttcatttatgtattatttatgttttcatttATGGGTAACTCTGAGTTGTTTCTCCGACTTGCCATGCGAAGTTGGATATAACGTCTTCTGACATTGTTGCATCTCTTTTGGCGCAATTGTTCCTGTAGTTCCTCGATAACAACGTGCAAGTAatggatgtattcttgaatgtgtggatCTATTAGCGGGTCAATCCAGTACTAAAACCCACAATCATCCGTctggaaaaaataaaatatgagataagtaaa includes:
- the LOC133924504 gene encoding probable inactive receptor kinase At4g23740 — its product is MPPRLPLCVAALLLCCLSLASSEPDADKVALLDFLAGVGRGGTARARINWASTPRACGGWTGVTCSADGSRVVALHLPGLGLSGPVPPRTLGRLTALQVLSLRANNLSGPFPDDLLDLVALTGLHLQRNAFFGALPPGLSRLRSLQMLDLSFNGFDGSLPGALSNLTQLVALNLSNNSLSGHVPDLGLPALQFLNLSNNHFDGPVPNSLLRFADTAFAGNNMTRPAPVSPVLLPPSLSPPAAGAPAKRRLQLSEAAILAIAVGGCVLVFAVVAVLLIAFCNRESGDEMRSGASGKGGEKKGRESPESKAVIGKAGDGNRMVFFEGPSLAFDLEDLLRASAEVLGKGAFGTAYRAVLEDATTVVVKRLKEVSAGRREFEQQMELVGRIRHDNVVELRAYYYSKDEKLLVYDYYSRGCVSNMLHGKRGEDRTPLDWETRLRIALGAARGIAHIHTENNGKFVHGNIKASNVFINSHQCGCISDLGLASLMNPITARSRSLGYCAPEVTDTRKASQCSDVYSFGVFILELLTGKSPVQITGGGNEVVHLVRWVQSVVREEWTAEVFDSELLRYPNIEEEMVEMLQIAMACVSRTPELRPKMPDLVRTIEDVRRSDTGTRPSTEASTPAMEAAQNRAESSYAAP